The genomic window CATATGGGTACTCCATGAGGCTGAAAAGGCCTATCTGGTTGTCTACCTTCACGACCAACATTCAGTCTAAATGTGTAACAGTTCTCCAACTACGGTCGAAATGAGAATTCTATATACCCGAGTCGGACCAGCGGTTCGGAACTGGTGTCGGATCGCACGGTACGATCCGGATTCGGCTACACGTCCTCGAGCTCGTCGAACAGCGCCGTTACCCGCCGTTCGACCTCGTCGCGGATCTCGCGGACTCGTTCGGACTCCTTCCCGCCGGGATCCTCGAGCGCCCAGTCGCGGACGTCGACGTCGTCGCCGACCGTGCCGACGTCGAGCGTCGAACAGCCCATGGTCGCGACGTAGTCACAGGACCGCAGTTCGTCGATCGCGATCTCTCGCGGGGTTCGGTCCGAGAGATCGAACCCGGCGTCGGCCATCGCCTCGAGAACGCCGTCGTGGACCGCGTCGGCGGGGTCGGTACCGCCGGTCAGGATCTCGACGCGGTCCTCGAGGCCGCGTTGCTCACGCTCGCGTTCGGCGAATGCGGTGGCCATCTGGGAGCGGCCGGCGTTGCGGACGCACACGAAGGCGATACGGATCGTGTCGGTGGAATCGCTGGTAGCTGACATCGTTGGCGTGGGTAGTCGTTAGTCGTCGGTGGGCGTCTCTCGAGTCGATACGGTCGGTTCGCCGGCGTCGCTACTGCCCCAGTCCAGCCTCCGCTGGAAGGACAGCGCGACGTAGACCAGCGCGAGCAACACGGGGACCTCGATGAGCGGTCCGACGACGGTCGCGAAGGCGACGCCGGAGCCGACGCCGAAGACGGCGACCGCGACGGCGATCGCGAGCTCGAAGTTGTTCGAGGCCGCGGTGAAGCCGATGGC from Haloterrigena sp. KLK7 includes these protein-coding regions:
- a CDS encoding low molecular weight phosphatase family protein, with amino-acid sequence MSATSDSTDTIRIAFVCVRNAGRSQMATAFAEREREQRGLEDRVEILTGGTDPADAVHDGVLEAMADAGFDLSDRTPREIAIDELRSCDYVATMGCSTLDVGTVGDDVDVRDWALEDPGGKESERVREIRDEVERRVTALFDELEDV